GGCAAAGGGGGATGCAGGCGCGGCGGGCGCAGCGGGCGCGCCAACGTCGTCCCCCGGCCCGGAGGCGGCGGCCAGCACCGGCAGCGGGCCTGACCCGACCGTAATCGCCAGACAGAGGAGCAGGGCCAGCCACCATCGCCAGTCCTGATGGTCGGGGCCGGATGACCCTCCCTGCTGTAATTCAGTTCTCATGGCAGACCTCCTGACCGGGGCCTCGTCGAAAGGATGGGCGAGGCAAAGACAAACAGATCACACACCTCACCATGCTACACTGCATCACCGCATCACTTCTTCACTTTTCGCTTTCGCACATCTGGCTTTCTCGCGACAGGCGGTAGGATACAGGAAATTGGGGTGAGGGGCAAGAGGCGCGGGTAGCGGTCGGAGCGCTGCGAGCGCTCCGACCGCTAGTCACCGACCATTCGCCTCACCACCGTGCCCGGTGTTCCTCGGCAAAGCCGACCAGCCCCTCGATGGCGATCCGCTCGCCTTCATCGGTGGTCATCGCGCCGCGGTAATGGCCGAACATCTGGTGAACCTCGCTGCGGATGAGCAGGAGGTTGGTGCGGGCGGTGCGGTCAAAAAAGGGCGTGAACTGTAACTGCAGGCGGCCATCGGCGGCGGTCATCGTCCAGGGACGCATAAAGTCCCGATTGTCGTAGGCGAACTCGACCTGGCCGAGCTTGTGCACCCGGCCAGCGAGGATGAGGGTGTTCTCGGTGGCGGCGCTGGTGTCGCCAAAGCCGAAGCCCAGGTTCAGGCCCAGGCTGCGGCCATCGGCCAGGAAGCCGGAGGCGCTGGCCCAGACCCAGAAGGATGTGTATTCCCACACGCCCCGACCCCAGTCCAGGTTGCCCAGGCAGGTGTGCGGGTCGATCTCGAAGCGCTGCTCGCCCACTTGCAGCCGGCCGGTCGCCGGTAGGCAGTTGATCTTGCGGTTATAGTAGAAGCGGCGGCCGGCGATGGGGATGACGATGACGGTGGACTCGTGCTCCGGGGCCAGTGCCAGGCGCAGGTCGGCGGTAAGGGGCTGGCCGCCGAAATCCGGCCAGTCAACCTGCACCCGGCGGACGTCCGGCTCCGGCCGGAAGTGGACGCTGGCTTTGCCGTTGCTGAAGCGGCTCTCGCCGGCGTTGCTGTTGCGGGGCAGGAGGATGCCCCGGCCCAGGGGGAGGGTGAGGGTTTCCTCGTGATGGCGCTTGTTGGCGAAATCGACCAGATAGGCGAAGACCTGCCCGGCGTAGCCCAGGTCGGCCAGGGTGATGGAGAAGTAGTGGCTGGGCGTGGTCAGGCCGTAGTAGTCCCAGCGTTTGATGCGGAAGCGTTGCAGGGCGCGCAGGCGGTAGAAGCGAGCGGCCTCCAGGTTGCAGTCCAGCAGCGGCCCCCGCGCCCAGCCCACCTGGGCCAGGCTGCCATCTGGGTTGAGGAGGGGGGAGGGGGTGAGGAGTTCGTGTTGGGGAGGGGGCATGGGTGGTCAAGAAGGGAGGGTGGCCGTGATAACGCATTTCCGGCGCTTTGCGGTCGAAGATGTACGCGGCGTCAGCAACTCCCCTGGCTATGATAGGGAATACACGCCCATGCCCTGTTCCAGCAGACTGGCGTTGGCAGAATGGGCCAGGGCATAGACTGGCTTGCCCCAGGCCAACGCTTCGGACGCCAGGGCTTCGGTTTTGCCGCCAGGTTCGGCATGGGCGATGAGCAGTTCATCGGCAAGGGAGGCCACTAGGCGGTTGCGGGCTGCGGCTGTGAGCATCGCGGCGCGGCGCACCCCCTCCTTGAAAGGGGAAATGATGAGCAGGCGACCGGCGTCCAGCGCGGGGCGCAACGCCTGCGGCGGCCGGCGATAGAGCGCACGCGCCAGCACCAGCACTGCCGGCTGTAGGCCACGGAGCAGCACCGCCAGCGCTTCGTTTTCCGCCGGAGCGTGGAAGCCGCTGATGATGATGGGGCCGCGCTGTCGCCAGGTTTTGGCCAGGTCATGGATGGCCAGCAGAACCCCTGCCGGGGCGCGGGCCGAGGCGAGCAGGCCGAGGGTGCGCTCGCCGGCATTGACACGCGCCCAGATGGCCGGGTCGCCGAGCATCGCGGGCGCAGCCAGGACGTAGGGCGCAACCTCTTCGGCCACGCGGCTGCTGCGGTACAGATGCCAACTTTCCGAAAAAGTTGGCATCTGTGCCAGGGCGTCATTCGATGACATATTCAGCGATCGCTCGTACATCCTGGCAAGATGGGCGCCGGCGCTCAAGCATAAGCAAACACATCGGCGCGCACGGATCGGGCGGGGCGCGTCTCGCCGTGCACCATGCGCCGGATCCGTTCAGTCGTGGCGCGACTGAAGGTGGCATCGCCGCAGCGCGCACACACGACCGCAGGGATGCCCTCCACCAACACCGGCGTGCCATCGATCAGAAAGACCTCACTTACCGCCTCGGAGCGCGCCTCCGCGCCGCCGCATACCTGACAACGAAACATGCTTACCTCCGTTCGCTGTAATTATACCACTCGTCTGGGTTCGGCTCATAAGGCGT
Above is a genomic segment from Caldilineales bacterium containing:
- a CDS encoding DUF2804 domain-containing protein — protein: MPPPQHELLTPSPLLNPDGSLAQVGWARGPLLDCNLEAARFYRLRALQRFRIKRWDYYGLTTPSHYFSITLADLGYAGQVFAYLVDFANKRHHEETLTLPLGRGILLPRNSNAGESRFSNGKASVHFRPEPDVRRVQVDWPDFGGQPLTADLRLALAPEHESTVIVIPIAGRRFYYNRKINCLPATGRLQVGEQRFEIDPHTCLGNLDWGRGVWEYTSFWVWASASGFLADGRSLGLNLGFGFGDTSAATENTLILAGRVHKLGQVEFAYDNRDFMRPWTMTAADGRLQLQFTPFFDRTARTNLLLIRSEVHQMFGHYRGAMTTDEGERIAIEGLVGFAEEHRARW
- a CDS encoding DNA-protecting protein DprA, with product MPTFSESWHLYRSSRVAEEVAPYVLAAPAMLGDPAIWARVNAGERTLGLLASARAPAGVLLAIHDLAKTWRQRGPIIISGFHAPAENEALAVLLRGLQPAVLVLARALYRRPPQALRPALDAGRLLIISPFKEGVRRAAMLTAAARNRLVASLADELLIAHAEPGGKTEALASEALAWGKPVYALAHSANASLLEQGMGVYSLS
- a CDS encoding YgiT-type zinc finger protein, with the protein product MFRCQVCGGAEARSEAVSEVFLIDGTPVLVEGIPAVVCARCGDATFSRATTERIRRMVHGETRPARSVRADVFAYA